From a region of the Halolamina sp. CBA1230 genome:
- the purS gene encoding phosphoribosylformylglycinamidine synthase subunit PurS, whose protein sequence is MTAYTATVTVRLKRGVLDPEADTTQQALERLGFELADLRSADQFEVDLEAESADAAAERADEMAERLLANPTLHDYDVAVEERAG, encoded by the coding sequence ATGACCGCCTACACCGCGACGGTGACGGTGCGGCTGAAGCGCGGCGTGCTCGATCCGGAGGCCGACACGACCCAGCAGGCGCTGGAGCGGCTGGGGTTCGAGCTCGCGGATCTGCGCTCGGCCGACCAGTTCGAGGTGGATCTGGAGGCCGAGAGCGCCGACGCCGCCGCCGAGCGCGCCGACGAGATGGCCGAGCGGCTGCTCGCGAACCCGACGCTGCACGACTACGACGTGGCGGTGGAGGAACGAGCCGGATGA
- the purQ gene encoding phosphoribosylformylglycinamidine synthase I, whose translation MTVAVVQFGGSNCDRDAVRALDRVGIDAERVWHEDGLPTGTEGVVLPGGFSYGDYLRAGAMAAHSPIMNEVRAAAADGTPVLGVCNGAQIGSESRLTPGAFTTNRSARFQCEDVFLRVENAETLWTAAYDEGEVIELPIAHGEGRFEIDDAAYEELVEEDRVLFRYCDADGEVTDEANPNGSKGNVAGVLGERENVAVLMPHPERASLAELGGSTDGQGVLEGLA comes from the coding sequence GTGACGGTCGCAGTCGTCCAGTTCGGCGGCTCGAACTGCGACCGCGACGCAGTGCGGGCGCTCGACCGCGTCGGCATCGACGCCGAGCGTGTCTGGCACGAGGACGGCCTCCCAACGGGGACGGAGGGAGTCGTCCTCCCCGGCGGGTTCTCCTACGGCGACTACCTCCGGGCGGGCGCGATGGCCGCCCACTCGCCGATCATGAACGAGGTTCGCGCGGCCGCGGCGGACGGGACGCCCGTGCTCGGTGTCTGTAACGGTGCCCAGATCGGCAGCGAGAGCCGGCTCACCCCGGGGGCGTTCACCACGAACCGCAGCGCGCGCTTCCAGTGTGAGGACGTGTTCCTTCGCGTCGAGAACGCCGAGACGCTCTGGACTGCGGCGTACGACGAGGGCGAGGTGATCGAACTCCCGATCGCTCACGGCGAGGGGCGGTTCGAGATCGACGACGCGGCGTACGAGGAACTGGTCGAGGAGGACCGCGTGCTGTTCCGCTACTGCGACGCCGACGGCGAGGTGACCGACGAGGCGAACCCCAACGGCTCGAAGGGGAACGTCGCGGGCGTGCTGGGCGAGCGCGAGAACGTGGCCGTGTTGATGCCGCATCCGGAGCGGGCTTCGTTGGCGGAGTTGGGCGGGAGTACGGACGGGCAGGGCGTTCTGGAGGGGCTGGCGTAG